The genomic window cacaaaagatTTCCCTTGGTGGCAGAAGGTagcaaaaacattttgtttccttATAGTAACGCAAGTTCATTCAAGAGAAGTGAAGGAGGCAGGAGATTtggggctgaactggtaggaatacTGAAAAATATATCAATTTAGCTTGGCCAATTTGAAACCGGCAGGCGAGGAATCTTGGGGAACTATAATTTTTGCCCATCTAAAGGCCACAGTAGCAAAAAATGGGGAACTATGGAACTAGCCACTCTGCCAGAATTTAGAGATTTTGGACCTATTGAATTGAAACTATAGCAATCAGTTATGGGAAGCAAAAAAGGGGGGTAGGGGTACTTTTTGAAGCTTTTGTGCGTAAAATGTATACCCTGGGCCCTGTTTTGGAGCCTGATATGTGCTTCATGGCAGAGATGTAAGTAAGGAGTAGCTTGCAACATAGTGGAGAAATTCGTAGGACTTgtgaactttaagatgtgtggacggGCTTGGCAGccgaagtccatacatctttaaGGTTGTCATGTATGAGatgtcaactttaagatgcatggactccaACTCCTAAATTCCCTGGCCCTTCCATGTATCATTAGGCTGATAGGTTTGAGATATAATATTTTGGtagtagagcagggatgtcaaatttgATCTCATGGcgggctacatcagggttgtgtttgacctcggtgaGCCgtggtgggcatagccagctcgATGTTACTCCTGTCAAGGGCACCTTTGATGGCCTGAGCGCTTGGCCTGCAAAAATAGgctcctgagcttcattttcagTTACCagggcttcctgcaaccctctgccagtgaaaacagagctccatttccATCCAGAAAcctcgctgtttccagggcgaccccgcgggccagatcaacgtaccccatgggccggatctggcccctgggccttgtgtttgacacccctatagTAGAGGATGAATGGCCACTGGCCTCTTTATGCAAATGGAACTATGCATTTCCTGTATTGTGGATTTGCATTTGCAGGAGCCTAGGACAGCAAAGGCCACCGACACCATGATATCATATAAGTAGGGATAAAGAGGGGAAGGATGTCGCATTTAAGATGCCTAACGCACATTTGCATGCATGGcaggatttgtttttctttgcttgAAATTGAAGAGAAAATCTCTTATTGATTTGATATTGAATTTCAATGACACCACACTAGAGACTCTGAAGGGCTGGAAAATAAAGTTTTAGGGCCATTAGTACAGAGTGGGCTATAAATGTTTGAACAATGGCATGGTTTGTCTGGGatggactcctgccttgggcaggggggggggggttggactagaagacctccaagatcccttccagccctatgattctataacAAGTGGTCATCTGCTTCAGCACTTAATCTCAAATAGTTGCCAATGAAGGTAATAAATACATGcaacaatttagatttcaaattaaTATAAATAGCAAATCGGgatgctttttttaaactttttttttttttgctattatttCTCTCTATGTCCATGGAATTCACTGGAATTCTTGGATGGAGTCAGAATCCAGGTAAGCATTTTAATgttacaaaacaacaacaaaaattataaGATAGTCTAAGCTATCCGAGTCTGtgacataaatataaataagcatTATCATATTGGAAAAcatttcccctcccccatttaATTATTGCTAGCAGCAAGTGGCAAATGAAAGATCAGAGAACTTAAAACTACCCATGTCTCATTTTTACCAAATGGATCTGGTTTCCTGGCATTTCTAAGAAAAGCTTCTGGTATAATCTATGCATCGTGGGGCTGTGGAGGAATTTCACCACCTTCCGAAAACCTTGAATTGTTGTTTTGGGGAAGTGGTATGATTTCAGATGCTTCAGTCCAAACATCAAACTCTTGATGGTGTCTTGGTCTTTATTTTTTATCCTCCACAAATTCAAGAGCTTCAGAATTGGCTCTGTGGATTGGCACATCCCAAAAATCTGTTCAATTTCTTCTCTGCCGACATTTTTCCCTGGCAAATTTTCCATCAGGGTATTGAGTTGCTCAAGGGTGATGTTGAGATGGCCAATGTGCTTTAAAACACTATTTTCACAAAGATcgatacctaaaaaaaaaaaagagaattaaacTTGTTTAGTTCTCATCATTAAGGTCACAAAAATATGATTGATCCTATCTCCATTGCTACAATGCTGGTGGACATAAGCCCTTCTTTCTGTCAATACTTTCTTGAAATCTACCCTACAAATTAAAAGCAGTGAAAGCGGAGATCTGAGTTTATGGATACAATGCCATGCGGGTCGATTAGATTCCATACAGATAGAATAATGCCAGATGTCTCTAAAAGAATTTTCATTTTGTACCCATTTATTTTGGGAAATGGTTAACGGCAtgggctggaaaccagaaggctgggagttctagtcctgccttaggcacaataCCAGCTGTCAAGCCCCaatttgacatatgtgtagccattttatttagctctctattatactcatttattcctttttttctctttattatgTAACGGGGGTTTTCTGGCTCGCCACATTTTAAGGTGGGTGGGGAGGAGCAAATAAATAGAGTGAGGATTGTTTTGGCTAGGTGACCTTCTATCCCATGGGAACAGAGGTTGCTCCTGGGGAGAACAAAACAGtaacatcaaactggctctagaACTCTATACCTGTAGgaaattttctcttccccttgtCATGATCTTGCCTTTTTAATGCCTTTTCTCCTGATCACAATCTTTTAACTGCTTTTACCCATTTTGAGGTTGCTTTAGATGATATCCCAGTAAAGGAGGAAACTATTTTAACACCAACACATCTAATAATAACTTTAGCCTGTCCTATTCCTGaactagggatgtggtggctccgtgactaagcttgtcgatcagaaggttggcagttcggcggttcgaatccctagcgccgcataacagggtgagctcctgttacttgtcccagcttctgccaacctagcagttcaaaagcatggaaaaatgcaagtagaaaaatggtgggaaggtaacagtactctgtgtgccttcggcgtttagtcatgccggccatatgaccacggagacgtcttcagacagtgctggctcttcggctttgaaatggagatgagcaccaccaatgactagcacacatgtgcgaaggaacctttaccttattcctgAACTAAGGATGAAAGATGAAGGCAACTTCATGGAGAAATAGCAGGGAGGAAGTTGTGGCTGTGGCACCTTTATGTAATGTTTAGGAGTAAGTGGAAAGCcgattttcaaataaataaagggtgTTTATTTGAACACCCTAACCTTCAAAGCACTTTTAAGATGGATTGTAGTCACCTCCACTGACTTCAAACGCTAAAGATAAGGAATGACAGTTCTTATCTTGCTCCAGGCTGCTATAGATACTGCAGCCATAGAAAATCCCCTCAACCCACTGAGCGCtaaaagcaaagaagaaaagagaaaggggaaactACCCAATAATCTGTTGCTTTGCACTTGGTCTCCTACTTTCATACACTCAGTTCTCCAGCGTCTAACTAAAAGATACATGGGCACGTGGCTTATGTACTCAAAAGCTGCTCCGATGAGTGAGGTGAGAACCACAATGTCCACCTTCAACTGATTGCGTTGACTGTTGTGGTGATTTAATCTATACTCAGGAACAAACATTTTACATAAACGGGCCCAGTTGGTAAACCTAATCCCTTGCTTTTCTTTAGTACGTACCTTGGACAATATTCTTGACTGTACGATGGTCCTTATTTTGCTCTTTCCACAGCTTCAGCAGCTGGAAGGTCTGATCTTGCAGGCTGCTCTTCTGTTTAATTATTTCTCTGTTTTCAAGATTGATCTTCACCCCAGGCAGGCTGTCCATGAGGGTGCTCAGCCAGGTGGAAGATAGCTTTTTGGGCACGATGAACCTGAAGAACGCTTCTTCACACAAGGTGACATCTAAAAGCATGCAGATACTGACTTTAAAATCAGGACATTAACCTTTGGGGCAACTGTCAAAAACTGCTGTGAGAAAGCACAgtacattttttcccctaaaagctATAATGCTATGCAGACCAACAGGGATTGGAGCCTACTGAAAAAGAATGGGATTTTTTGTTTTGAACTTAACACTTTGCAAGTGTTAACAGAATGCTTCCTTTGGAAGGCAAAGTGTATAAAATATACTTTTGAAGCAGGATGACACTCACTTCAAATAGGGCAGCTGCACTGTGTTGCTTCCCTGGAGAAAGTGAGCCTCTACATTTGCTCAGCAGAAGATTCACAGAGAACTCCAACAAAGAGAAGGTGTCATTCCAGGCTGCAACAAGCCAGAGAGTGTTGCTGTGCAAAGTTCTGATATAATGATAATAGCTGATAaccctgggtatttatttataggggggaattttccggaccaaacataatttctaatgttcaattttcccccttaccagagggagcccccttgtggagtactgtgaagccattaccatggcaactccactgcactgtatagtatagaagtcattttacggcagtacagtagaagccattttaaggcacaacagattgtatcttaacagaacaaacaccccaaggggtgttaggggtgtcttaccctcacagcatttgtttccagatatatatatatatatatatatatacatacatacatacatacatacacacacacacacacacacacacacacacacatataaatttTTAAAGGCAAAGACAATGAGGCCAACACAATGGAGAAAATGCCAACACCATTTTGAATTGAAAAAATGCATTTGTGATTTGTATCAATTTCATAGTTACTTATTTCATAGAATCATACATTTGGAAGGATTTTGGAGGTCTGTTTAGTTCAATCATGCATTGAAGGCAGGATCCACTAGAATACCTTTGAAAATGACATTCCAGATTCTGATCTGAAACATCAATCAAAGGATAGTcccaaatttctcttgctaagtgagacagttgtcaaatgaactttgcctcattttatggcaTTGCTTGCCACAATGccaagtgaatgactgcagttgttgagttagtaacatggttgttaagcgaatctggcttcttcattgactttgcttgtcaggttacAAAAGGCGAACACATGacgccaggacactgcaaccgtcataaatatgaaccagttgccaaaaatctgaatttcgatcacatgctcatgaggatgctgcaacggttgtaagtgtgaaaaatggtcataactctcTTTTTTCTATgatgttgtagctttgaacagtcactaaatgaactgttgtaagacaaggactccctgtatttgcCTAGTTCATATGACATTCTATTCCTTCCCATTATACAGTCAGAAATTTCCTCGTGATATTTAGTCTGAAACTATTTTCATATTGAttcaatccagtggtgaaatctatttttttttaactaccggttctgtacgCCTGGCTtgttggggtcatgtgattctgtagtcatgtaactgggggatcaagaggcagaaactcactttaacaatgtcctgctggagcagggttggactagatgatctccaggtcccttccagccctggattatcctctgaagcttcatctagtgccaggttgtagtccttccttcctctcctttttccctccctccctttctttctttttctttctttctctttctttctctcttctttctttctgtctctctctctctgtctttctttccttctgtctttctcagcaccccctccccctgtttttggcctagcaggcctcagggaagcctgctggaagcaaaaatggaaaaaaaaaacccacccaccctGTTTTTGGTTGTGCAATCGTCGGAAtattttttacctttttaaatattttttactaccagtttgggtgaacaggcctaaactggtagcatttcacccctgattcaacCCATTGGTTTTGCTTCTGTCCACACAGGCAATAATGAATAAATCCATTCTATCTTTTCTATATGAGAATCCTTCCACCGGACAATAATTTTCCAATCTGCATATTAGACTGGTAGGTATAATCtacaaaatcaaaattaaataaattctcACTGCGTTCCTAACTGTGTGTCAGTTGTAAACCCGTGAGGAatttcattacaggtagtcctcggcttacaacagttcatttagtgacggctcaaagttacaacggcaccccAAAAAAAGTTAACttctgactatttttcacacttacaaccgttgcagcatcctcatggccacgCAATCCATATTCAGATTCAGATGctcagcaactggttcatatttatgacggttgcagtgtcccgggggtcatgcgatcagcttttgcgaccttctgacaagcaaagtccctgGGAAAGCCAggatcatttaacaaccatgttactaacttaaccaatgcaatgattcacttaacaaccgtggcaaggaaagtcgtaaattGGGGGGCAAACTCACGtatagcaaatgtttcacttagcaacataaatgttgggctccattgtggtcgtaactcgaggactacctgtattttccttttttggattatatacacaCCGATTCCACATGACTGATCCAATCTGTCACTGTCTTCTCCCTGGCACACATTGTCATGTGTGGAGTCCCCTTTCTGGACCAATTTGAGACTCAGGGCGCTGCAGTTAGTGTGCATTTGACAAGCAGCTTTGGATGATCTATCACTagagaaatatccttctggacaTCTCGCGCAAACGGTGTCGCTTTCAGGGGTACCTGCAGAAAAGGGAAgaggtgattttaaaaaaaaaaaaaaccatttatcaATCACTTTGTTTATAACACTTCAAGAATTTCCCATTCAACAATGGCAACAACACCAAGGACAGAAATGAAAAACCATCTGATATTctttgaaagaggaaaaactgcCACGCGGCATATTTTGGTAGATTGTTTTAAATCTCGCCCTGAtcttttggttttgtaaaaaaaaaaaaaaaaaaaattcagaaacctCCCCAGAGAAAGGAGCTATTTCACTTCAGAAGATGACGGAagatattatttgtattttgtccagGTTAAATGAAAAACAATAACACTGCACAAAGAAATCCTATTACAGGAAGGATACTATTTTTCACCTACCTAGCTTTTAAATGAAACATTCAGCCAAATGGAAGATTCATTCAAAAGTAGTCTGACTCAACCAgaaactctatctatctatctatctatctatctatctatctatctatctatctatctatctatctatcattcattcattcattcattcattcattcattcattcattctgtctctctgtctctctctgtctctctctgtctctctctctctctctctctctctctctctctcacacacacacacacccatatgtactatcggttctgtggtcGTGCCTTGATGGGCGttgtatggcttggtgggcatggcttggtgggagtggcaggggaaggatactgcaaaatccccatttcctccctatcagctgggactcgggaggcaaagaatagatgcgggcggggccagtcagtggtggtatttactggttggttctctgaactactccaactttctgctaccggttctccataactggttagaacctgctgaataccacctttggtgtgtgtgtgtgtgtgtgtttgtgtgtctgtctgtctgactgtctgtatCATCTATCATAAACATTAGGCACTTCAACAATGATTAGGAAAAGATACTTGGGAAAATAGGAGCTTATATAAAATCAGAAGTGCAACTAATTAAAGCAACTGCATCTTTTCCAATGATTTCCCAGTTGTCTTATACAGCTTCCACATGATCCTGAGAAAAAGCATGCTTCTTTAAAAACTGGGAGACAGGTGCCACACTGCCACATATTCTCATCAAATAACttttggggaagaggaggaaggatgtgggaggaagaggagggagggggagaagagagggaggaagaggaagaagaagaaattcagATGATGCTGAATGGTTActgcaggagtatcaaactcaatttcattgagggccgcaacaGGGTTGTGTTGGACCTTAGGGAGCCAGGTGGGTGTGACCAGGGTgaatgtggccagctcaacatccgttttcggctgcaatggcctcctgcagccctctgccagaaaatACATAGGTCGGTGGGGCTGCGTGCAGCCCTCCCGTGCTCCATTTTCAatcatgacagcctcctgcagccctccgcGTGGCcccctgagttccattttcactggcagagggctgccgcggttgaaaacagagtttgggagggccgcatgtggctctcctgagctccgttttcgctagcAGAAGCACAGGTGGGcaggtccttcattgtttccagggtagcTTCGCAGACAGATTTAAGCACTCTGTGGTCTGATTCAACccatggaccttgagtttgacactcctgggttACTGAATAGTCCACCTAACTCCTAAATTCCAAAACTGTAGTTGATCAGCGGATTCCCATCCCCATCCCAAGGATAAAATTAGCATCAGTATCTTGTCTCTGGCTGGCTTGAGACAATGAACTAACACAGATCCCTGGTTTGATAATTTCCTAATTATCCACATTTTGCATTTCTCCTAAATGAGCCAGAATACCTGCTGAGCCATAATGTGCCTTCAGAGTACTGATAGGAAGTAACATGCCAAAAAAGAGGGTGTTATTTTAATATTCTACCACCTTATGTCAGAAAGTTGATGGAACTGTGGGAAATTCAAAACGGCAGGTTGTTATTACCCATTCCTGTTGTCAAATAAAAAGAGAATAGCAGCTGTTAGAAGAGCTGATGAAGAAACTGGTGCTTTTGTTCCCACAGATAACACCACTGATAAAACAGTTCCTAAACACTTTTAATGAATTATCTCCTTTTTATTCTGGACACTGAAATCAATTCGATTGTGTCATTCGGCAGACAACAAATATTACTTATTTTGAAGCTggcttttaaaattattcctgTGTGAGTTTTATGGAGCAAGTCAACCCTACATTATAGCCTGTTGATGCTTAATAACCCTAATCTCTTACGCAATTTGGAACCAGAAAAGGGTTTATCAACCAGCTGGTGTTTTATCATTCATGGTCACTCTTTCATGGATGGCTTTGGGGCTTCCAACTTGATCAGACAGATTTAAGCTTCTTCTGAGCAAATTTCCGTTTGTGTAATAAGAAAATGGttacttttttttccaaaccatCTTGCATACATACTGTATCTATAGGttaatttttatacattttatacttATCCTTGCTAAGAATGAGGTAGAAGTATTATTTACTATTgcaattgttattgttattatttcttttattcattaaacatgaaactcggtcaaccgaacattcaaaaatgcatcacaaataccattgactggtgctaatggttgatacaggtcgctgccagcgtcctaggtatcaaccaaataccttcttaaaatatatattgttgttgttattattattattatgtaattaatctttggtgagattcacagcctttggggctggttggtagctcaacagctcgagtcctaaccaaggacctaggaactgttaaggtaagtCGGagtatataagctgttccaagtagggtggttttttgtagaatcagaatgttcaagtcctataaatttagaatttccaaatagcgaggtagccctttaggtattgctccaagggctccaattactattgtgacaacacacgatttcttcatcctaggtatcaaccaagtaccttcctAAAATATACAGTGTTTCAAGTAgcccagttttttgcagttctgctggtgttatggcaggaagctgcaatttgttgatgtatcttattgcagcttcctgctgctgttgttgttgttattattattactactactactactacaattattactattactactattatcTTTGACCAAAGGACAGAATTAGATAAGTTATGTACTTGGAAACACTAAATGACTTTTAAAGGCAAGTCATAATTTGTTAAAGTAACTCTGTAAATGTTATATATTGATTCTACTTTCAGTGACTAGATAACTATGAAATTttccaagaaaaaataaaagatagtgAAAACTAACACGTCAAATACTATAtactggtttccccccccccccccccaggataatCAGGTTGTTTTTAGAGCAATTGTTTGGTGTGTGCtctcttttaaattaaaatattttcaaaagtaaattaaacttgGAGGTGAGAATGAAGGCTGTTATAGTCACTATGTTCATATGGAACTTGCAGTGGAAAATATTATCATCATAAACATTATTATGCAGAGAAGCAGACGCTGTGGCAAAGTATTGTTGCAGATTTCATAGGTGCCATTTCTTTAAATCTTTTAGGCTTTTTAGGTGCTATGAAACATAAATTGAGACACAGTTTAGTTCTCACCCACAAGAGCTAAAAACTGAAGGTGGTTTAATTTTGTGCAATCCCTAGGGCTTTTTATGGGTTTCATTGATACCctaatacaggggtgggttcctgccagttctaacctcttctatagaaaaggttccacaaatctacagtgccgtttaaaaccggttccagctccctccccccgcccatccacacatcatcaagatgaagagtgagaggaggaattctgggagttgaagtccacaagtcttaaagctgtcaagtttgaacacccctgggttttttttcctaaagggttaggggtgcaagggtcttgtaacctgacagctttaagacctgcgtgcttcaaatgccagagtttctgagccaacattttggttgctaagcaacaacgttgttaagtgagtttcaccacattttacaagttggccacgcccacccagtcacatggctggcaagccactcccacccggtcttgtaacgtgacagctttaagacttgcacacttcaatgccagagttcctgagccaacatgactggaggaggaattctgggagttgaagtccacaagtcttaaagctgtcaagctgccactcccacaaagcaggccacacctacagaagaggttctaaaaagatttgaaacccaccgctgctctAATATTGTTATAATTATTCTCCTAGTGCTATATCAATTAACATTTCTACTGTTTGCTGAGGCACACAAGGCTCTGGAATCACCTTCTTCCCAATGGAAATTTTTATTAGTTATCACCCATAAATATTGCATCTCAGATAATGTTCCCATGAAAGAGGGCACTCCATCATGTTACTCAGTGGAACGCAATTTGCAACCACCGTTAGATTAGTCATTATCATTACAAGAATATTTTGTTCGGCTGCCAGCAACATTCTTTTGGTTACAGTCCGAGAAGATGGTTCTTGCAAGTTCTCACAAGAAATATACCATCCATCATGTTCATTTGAGCAGGCTTATTTAGGAAGTGTTCAAAGCCAGGTGGATGTTTGTTTTTACAGTTCCAAGCAGATGGCAAAAATAGTAAGCTTAGTAAGAGCGTTTTCATACTTGCATCTAACCATTACTTAAGTAGGTCCTAGTAACTTCTTTTTTGATGTTGGTTTCATGGCATTGCTTTCCTCTGATCGTATCTCCTGCTCAGATGGCTTTAAATtattacagatacagattaacagagttggaagggactttgtaggtcttctggtccaatacccacccacccacccaagcatgagaccctacaacatttctgacaaatggcagtccaatctcttcttgaaagcctccagtgatgaggctcccacaacttctgaaggcaacttctgttccattggttgattgttctcaccatcagaaaatttctccttatttccaagttcaATCTATCCTtgttcggtttccatccattattccttatctggtcttcaggtgctttggaaaatagcttgatcccctcttctctgtgggagcctctcaaatattggaagactgctatcgtgt from Thamnophis elegans isolate rThaEle1 chromosome 8, rThaEle1.pri, whole genome shotgun sequence includes these protein-coding regions:
- the TNFRSF11B gene encoding tumor necrosis factor receptor superfamily member 11B, which gives rise to MTKLLCCTLMLLDLSVKWTIQETLPPKYLHYDPITSRQLMCDQCPPGTYVKQHCTATAKTECALCPDQTYTDEWNDNEECHYCNVVCKELQYEKMTCTSTRNRVCECVEGRYLNIEFCSKHTACPPGFGVVQKGTPESDTVCARCPEGYFSSDRSSKAACQMHTNCSALSLKLVQKGDSTHDNVCQGEDSDRLDQSCGIDVTLCEEAFFRFIVPKKLSSTWLSTLMDSLPGVKINLENREIIKQKSSLQDQTFQLLKLWKEQNKDHRTVKNIVQGIDLCENSVLKHIGHLNITLEQLNTLMENLPGKNVGREEIEQIFGMCQSTEPILKLLNLWRIKNKDQDTIKSLMFGLKHLKSYHFPKTTIQGFRKVVKFLHSPTMHRLYQKLFLEMPGNQIHLVKMRHG